One Nostoc sp. UHCC 0302 DNA window includes the following coding sequences:
- a CDS encoding cysteine synthase A, producing MDIKDGFVGTIGNTPLIRLNSFSEETGCEILAKAEFLNPGGSVKDRAALYIIKEAEEQGLLKPGGTVVEGTAGNTGIGLAHICNAKGYKCLIIIPNTQSQEKIDALTALGAEVRPVPAVPYKDPNNYVKLSGRIAAELENAIWANQFDNLANRRAHYETTGPEIWTQTDGKIDAWTTSTGTGGTFAGVAMYLKEQNPAIKCVVADPLGSGLYSYVKTGEIKIEGSSITEGIGNSRVTANMEGAPADDAIQVDDTEALRVVYQLLRKDGLLMGGSTGINVAAAVALAKQLGPGHTIVTILCDSGSRYQSRIFNREWLASKGLSID from the coding sequence ATGGATATCAAAGATGGATTTGTTGGCACTATTGGCAACACACCGCTGATTCGGTTAAATAGTTTCAGTGAAGAAACAGGTTGTGAAATCCTCGCTAAAGCAGAATTTCTTAATCCAGGCGGTTCTGTTAAAGATCGCGCCGCACTTTACATTATCAAAGAGGCAGAAGAGCAAGGTTTGCTCAAACCCGGTGGTACTGTTGTCGAAGGAACCGCTGGTAATACTGGCATTGGGCTGGCACATATTTGCAATGCTAAAGGCTACAAATGCCTCATTATTATTCCCAATACCCAGTCTCAAGAAAAGATAGATGCACTCACAGCACTGGGGGCAGAAGTTCGTCCTGTGCCAGCTGTACCTTACAAAGATCCGAATAATTACGTCAAGCTATCTGGCAGAATAGCTGCTGAGTTAGAAAATGCTATTTGGGCAAATCAGTTTGATAATTTAGCCAACCGCCGCGCTCACTACGAAACCACAGGCCCAGAAATTTGGACGCAGACAGATGGTAAAATAGATGCATGGACAACCTCAACTGGTACTGGCGGTACTTTTGCTGGTGTAGCGATGTACCTAAAAGAACAAAATCCGGCGATAAAATGCGTTGTTGCCGATCCGTTGGGTAGCGGACTTTATAGCTATGTTAAAACTGGCGAAATCAAGATAGAAGGAAGTTCTATTACTGAAGGCATTGGTAACAGTCGCGTCACTGCCAATATGGAAGGCGCACCTGCTGATGATGCCATCCAGGTAGATGACACAGAAGCTTTACGGGTAGTTTACCAACTGCTAAGGAAAGATGGGCTATTAATGGGTGGTTCCACTGGTATTAATGTTGCCGCAGCTGTTGCCCTAGCCAAGCAACTGGGCCCAGGACATACGATTGTCACTATTTTATGTGATAGTGGCTCTCGGTATCAGTCACGGATATTCAACCGCGAGTGGCTAGCCTCAAAAGGATTGTCGATAGATTAA
- a CDS encoding (2Fe-2S) ferredoxin domain-containing protein, with protein sequence MSYTTQPSHSPKTDEPSSKCVRVCQNRTCKKQGAAKILEAFKALPIPGVTITASSCLGQCGNGPMVLVLPDMVWYNAVRPNEVPLLLEQHLLGGESVKKMLYYRFHPQG encoded by the coding sequence ATGTCATACACAACTCAACCATCACACTCCCCAAAAACAGATGAACCCTCTTCTAAATGTGTAAGGGTGTGTCAAAATCGTACTTGTAAAAAGCAAGGCGCAGCCAAGATACTAGAAGCTTTTAAAGCTTTGCCAATCCCTGGAGTGACAATAACTGCTAGCAGTTGTTTGGGGCAATGTGGCAATGGCCCTATGGTTTTAGTATTACCCGATATGGTTTGGTATAACGCTGTTCGACCTAATGAAGTACCTCTACTGCTAGAACAACATCTACTAGGTGGTGAAAGTGTCAAAAAAA